The proteins below are encoded in one region of Mangifera indica cultivar Alphonso chromosome 7, CATAS_Mindica_2.1, whole genome shotgun sequence:
- the LOC123221300 gene encoding pyruvate, phosphate dikinase, chloroplastic: MSSIMEGMFMRSAPELCNPRQSLKGNYNKYVDHESDLLRENQYSFLRLRRVGVFSRRNDQPQQPPLRGQYRAQAILTPVTDPTPTRKKRVFTFGKGRSEGNKSMKSLLGGKGANLAEMSSIGLSVPPGLTISTEACQEYQQNGKKLPKGLWEEVLEGLEIVEKDMGASLGDPAKPLLLSVRSGAAISMPGMMDTVLNLGLNDEVAAALAEKSGERFAYDSYRRFLDMFGDVVMGIPHSSFEEKLEKMKETKGVKLDTELTAGDLKELVKQYENVYLETTGEEFPSDPKMQLQLSVKAVFESWESPRAIKYRSINQITGLKGTAVNIQCMVFGNMGNNSGTGVLFTRNPSTGEKKLYGEFLVNAQGEDVVAGIRTPEDLNVMKSCMPEAYKELVQNCEILERHYKDMMDIEFTVQENRLWMLQCRSGKRTGKGAVKIAVEMVKEGLVDTCAAIKMVEPQHLDQLLHPQFENPSAYKDQVVATGLPASPGAAIGQVVFGAEDAEEWHAQGKSVILVRTETSPEDIGGMHAAAGILTARGGMTSHAAVVARGWGKCCVSGCADIRVNDNEKVLLIGNMVINEGEWLSLNGSTGEVILGKQPLSPPSLSGDLETFMSWADEIRRLKVMANADTPDDALTARNNGAQGIGLCRTEHMFFASDERIKAVRKMIMAVTVEQRKAALDLLLPYQRTDFEGIFRAMDGLPVTIRLLDPPLHEFLPEGDIEQIVSELSTETGTSEDDVFSRIEKLSEVNPMLGFRGCRLGISYPELTEMQVRAIFQAAINMSLQGVTVLPEIMVPLVGTPQELGHQMSLIRSVAKKVFSEMGSSLSYKVGTMIEIPRAALLADEIAKEAEFFSFGTNDLTQMTFGYSRDDVGKFLPIYLSKGLLQHDPFEVLDQKGVGQLIKIATERGRAARPSLKLGICGEHGGEPSSVAFFAEAGLDYVSCSPFRVPIARLAAAQVAV; this comes from the exons ATGTCTTCTATAATGGAAGGTATGTTCATGAGAAGTGCACCAGAATTATGTAACCCGAGGCAGTCCTTGAAGGGTAATTATAACAAGTATGTGGATCATGAGAGTGATCTTCTGAGAGAAAACCAGTATTCGTTTCTTCGTTTGAGGCGGGTTGGAGTTTTTTCCAGAAGAAATGATCAGCCTCAGCAGCCTCCATTGCGTGGTCAGTATCGAGCGCAAGCTATCCTCACCCCAGTGACAGACCCAACGCCTACTAGAAAAAAG CGCGTATTTACTTTTGGTAAAGGAAGAAGTGAAGGCAACAAGAGCATGAAGTCTTTG TTGGGAGGGAAGGGAGCAAACCTGGCAGAGATGTCAAGCATTGGATTATCTGTGCCTCCTGGACTCACCATATCAACAGAAGCATGCCAAGAGTACCAACAAAACGGGAAGAAGTTACCAAAAGGCCTGTGGGAGGAGGTATTGGAAGGATTAGAGATTGTAGAGAAGGACATGGGAGCCTCCCTTGGTGACCCTGCCAAACCTCTTCTCCTCTCTGTTCGCTCTGGGGCTGCG ATTTCAATGCCTGGGATGATGGACACCGTCCTTAATCTTGGACTAAATGACGAAGTGGCTGCTGCTCTTGCAGAAAAAAGTGGAGAGCGTTTTGCTTATGACTCTTATCGTCGTTTTCTAGATATGTTTGGAGATGTT GTAATGGGCATTCCACATTCGTCATTTGAGGAGAAGTTAGAAAAAATGAAGGAAACAAAAGGTGTTAAACTTGATACTGAGCTTACGGCAGGTGATCTTAAAGAGCTAGTGAAACAGTACGAAAATGTTTACCTTGAAACTACGGGTGAAGAGTTTCCTTCAG ATCCAAAGATGCAGTTACAGTTATCTGTTAAAGCAGTTTTTGAATCTTGGGAGAGCCCGAGGGCGATTAAATATAGGAGCATCAATCAGATTACCGGACTCAAGGGAACTGCGGTGAACATTCAGTGCATGGTGTTTGGAAACATGGGAAACAATTCAGGGACTGGCGTTCTATTCACTAGAAATCCAAGCACTGGTGAAAAGAAGCTCTATGGAGAATTTTTAGTCAATGCTCAG GGAGAGGATGTAGTTGCTGGAATTAGAACACCAGAAGATTTGAATGTCATGAAAAGTTGCATGCCCGAAGCTTACAAGGAACTTGTTCAGAATTGTGAAATTCTGGAGCGACATTACAAAGATATGATG GATATTGAATTCACTGTTCAAGAAAATAGACTGTGGATGCTGCAATGCCGATCTGGAAAGCGTACAGGTAAAGGTGCTGTAAAGATAGCTGTGGAAATGGTAAAAGAAGGGCTTGTTGATACTTGTGCTGCAATCAAGATGGTCGAACCACAGCATCTTGACCAACTTCTTCATCCACAG TTTGAGAATCCATCTGCTTACAAAGACCAAGTTGTTGCCACGGGGTTGCCCGCATCTCCGGGAGCAGCAATTGGGCAGGTTGTGTTCGGTGCTGAAGATGCTGAAGAATGGCATGCACAAGGAAAAAGTGTCATCTTG GTAAGGACAGAGACCAGTCCAGAGGATATTGGGGGCATGCATGCAGCTGCAGGTATCTTGACTGCTAGAGGTGGCATGACATCTCACGCTGCTGTTGTAGCACGTGGATGGGGAAAGTGTTGTGTCTCCGGCTGCGCTGATATTCGTGTAAACGACAATGAGAAG GTTCTTTTGATTGGGAACATGGTGATTAATGAAGGCGAATGGCTTTCACTCAACGGCTCCACAGGTGAAGTGATACTAGGAAAACAACCACTCTCTCCTCCTTCTCTAAGTGGTGATTTGGAAACCTTTATGTCTTGGGCTGATGAAATAAGGCGTCTCAAG GTTATGGCAAATGCTGACACACCTGATGATGCACTAACAGCTAGAAATAATGGTGCCCAAGGGATTGGACTTTGTAGAACAGAACACATG TTCTTTGCTTCCGATGAAAGGATAAAGGCTGTGAGAAAGATGATAATGGCAGTTACAGTCGAACAGAGGAAAGCTGCGTTAGACTTGTTGCTTCCCTATCAAAGAACTGATTTTGAGGGAATTTTTCGTGCAATGGATG GCCTTCCAGTCACAATCAGATTGTTAGACCCTCCGCTTCACGAATTTCTTCCAGAAGGTGACATAGAACAGATAGTGAGCGAATTAAGTACAGAGACCGGCACGAGTGAAGATGATGTTTTCTCAAGAATTGAGAAATTGTCAGAAGTGAATCCCATGCTTGGTTTCCGAGGCTGCAG GCTAGGGATATCATACCCAGAATTGACAGAGATGCAAGTGCGTGCAATCTTTCAGGCTGCTATTAATATGAGCCTCCAGGGAGTTACTGTTCTTCCTGAAATAATGGTTCCCCTTGTTGGAACACCTCAG GAATTAGGACATCAAATGAGTTTAATACGAAGTGTTGCAAAGAAAGTGTTCTCTGAGATGGGCTCTTCCTTAAGCTATAAGGTGGGGACTATGATCGAGATCCCTCGAGCTGCTCTGTTGGCAGATGAG ATTGCAAAGGAAGCAGAGTTCTTCTCCTTCGGGACCAATGATCTCACTCAAATGACATTTGGCTACAGCCGAGACGATGTTGGCAAGTTTCTTCCTATATATTTATCCAAAGGCCTTTTACAACATGACCCATTTGAG GTACTTGATCAGAAAGGTGTAGGCCAACTCATCAAGATTGCCACAGAAAGGGGCCGGGCTGCTAGGCCTAGCTTGAAG CTGGGTATATGTGGAGAGCATGGAGGAGAGCCTTCTTCTGTTGCATTTTTCGCCGAAGCTGGACTTGATTATGTTTCATGTTCTCCATTCAG GGTTCCCATTGCAAGGCTAGCAGCAGCTCAGGTTGCCGTCTGA